One window from the genome of Leptospira broomii serovar Hurstbridge str. 5399 encodes:
- a CDS encoding glutathione peroxidase yields the protein MYWKLPFAFLIGLPFLSIMGAPKSLYDFTVKDIRGNDISLSKYKGKTVLIVNVASKCGYTYQYDNLEKVYKKYKDRGFVVVGFPANNFGSQEPGSDKDIEQFCRLQKGATFDMMSKISVKGEDKHPLYSYLTSSAQPSGEIQWNFEKFLISPEGKIISRYPSAVEPDSKAITEAIEKILK from the coding sequence ATGTATTGGAAACTTCCTTTCGCGTTTCTTATTGGCCTACCGTTTCTTTCAATAATGGGAGCTCCAAAGAGTCTTTACGATTTTACGGTTAAGGACATTCGCGGAAATGATATATCGCTTTCTAAATATAAGGGAAAAACGGTATTGATCGTGAATGTCGCATCTAAATGCGGCTATACTTACCAGTATGACAATTTAGAAAAAGTTTATAAAAAATATAAAGACAGGGGTTTTGTCGTAGTCGGTTTTCCCGCAAATAATTTCGGATCTCAGGAACCGGGTAGCGATAAGGATATCGAACAGTTTTGTAGGCTTCAGAAAGGAGCCACCTTCGATATGATGTCTAAGATTTCCGTGAAGGGGGAAGATAAGCATCCGTTATATTCGTATCTAACTTCTTCCGCTCAACCTTCCGGAGAAATTCAATGGAACTTTGAAAAATTTTTAATCTCGCCCGAGGGTAAGATCATTTCTCGTTATCCTTCCGCCGTAGAACCTGACAGTAAGGCAATCACCGAGGCGATCGAGAAAATTTTGAAGTAG
- a CDS encoding alpha/beta hydrolase, producing the protein MNFRFFVVIILLPLLAACVQHEKKMSETEMIQDVLLVLSYPYLLNNCAITGISPQGPVTQITSGYGMRGTHQVAVAPLQNPIADRRVCVYYPADQSSPAPVLFLFHGFSSPSAEPYYPLIDFYVSKGYVVVFPIYFSDTRPPTQNYDIMWAGLKFAVDTFPSKIDTRKVGFMGHSYGGGATPYMAHKGLFEQSWGSLGSFMYLAAPWYSFSTTNANLTDFTNATKLIVQVYEEDQTNDHRMGIDIFNSVTSIASTERSYQVIHTDSYGGYTLKSDHYVPIKDTILGIGALNGYDFYGVWRQLDALTDYAFNGTAAGANTALGSGNGNFSMGTYPDGSAVRRMDFTRSPAPLQAESYYSQQWSNSLNPR; encoded by the coding sequence ATGAATTTTCGTTTCTTCGTCGTTATTATTTTGTTACCTCTCTTAGCGGCTTGCGTTCAACACGAAAAGAAGATGAGCGAGACGGAAATGATCCAGGACGTTCTTTTAGTCCTGTCGTACCCGTATCTTTTGAACAACTGCGCGATTACGGGAATTTCTCCTCAAGGGCCGGTTACGCAAATTACCAGCGGGTACGGAATGCGCGGAACTCATCAAGTCGCGGTCGCTCCCCTTCAAAATCCCATCGCTGATCGCCGCGTATGCGTTTATTACCCTGCCGATCAATCTAGTCCGGCCCCTGTACTATTTTTGTTTCACGGTTTTAGCTCTCCTTCCGCAGAACCGTATTACCCGCTGATCGATTTTTACGTTTCGAAAGGTTACGTCGTCGTATTTCCCATTTACTTTTCCGATACAAGACCTCCAACACAGAATTATGATATAATGTGGGCCGGACTTAAATTTGCGGTCGATACGTTTCCGAGTAAGATCGACACTAGGAAAGTCGGGTTCATGGGTCATTCCTATGGCGGAGGCGCCACTCCCTATATGGCTCATAAAGGTTTGTTCGAACAGTCTTGGGGTTCTCTCGGTTCTTTCATGTATCTCGCCGCCCCCTGGTATTCATTCAGTACGACGAACGCGAATCTGACCGATTTTACCAACGCAACTAAACTAATCGTCCAGGTTTACGAAGAGGATCAGACGAACGATCATCGGATGGGAATCGATATCTTTAATAGCGTGACGTCCATCGCATCCACCGAAAGATCCTATCAGGTTATCCATACGGATTCGTACGGCGGCTACACATTGAAGTCGGATCATTACGTTCCGATCAAAGATACGATTCTAGGAATCGGCGCCCTGAACGGTTACGATTTTTACGGAGTCTGGAGGCAGTTGGATGCATTGACAGACTATGCATTTAACGGAACGGCTGCCGGAGCCAATACCGCCTTGGGTTCGGGAAACGGAAACTTCTCCATGGGAACCTACCCCGACGGATCTGCCGTAAGACGGATGGATTTTACCCGCAGCCCTGCACCTTTGCAGGCGGAGAGTTACTATTCCCAGCAGTGGAGCAATTCGCTGAATCCTAGATAG
- a CDS encoding dienelactone hydrolase family protein: protein MILEQTQLSIDDGGIMHAFIARPDHGPSPALIVLQEVFGVNHHIKDVAQRFAKEGFYTIAPELFHRTAPPGYEGSYEDFRAARPHFSAITIETLESDLKATYSWLLSRSEVKSDLIGSVGYCLGGKVSFLANSFLPLQAAASYYGGGIAPSLLSYCERQNGPILLVWAGLDKNILPEHYRSVSDSLRKHNKHYVEAIFSDANHGFFCDARSAYNKEAAQQAWSLTVSFLKTYLMIS from the coding sequence GTGATCCTAGAACAAACCCAACTCTCAATCGATGACGGCGGCATAATGCATGCATTTATCGCCAGACCGGATCACGGGCCTTCCCCCGCTCTTATTGTTTTGCAGGAAGTCTTCGGAGTAAACCATCATATAAAAGACGTCGCCCAAAGATTCGCTAAGGAAGGATTTTATACGATCGCGCCGGAATTATTTCATCGAACGGCCCCTCCCGGGTACGAGGGTAGCTATGAAGATTTTAGGGCCGCTCGCCCTCATTTTAGTGCGATCACGATCGAGACTCTTGAATCCGATCTAAAGGCGACGTATTCCTGGTTACTTTCCCGTTCGGAGGTAAAATCGGATTTGATAGGAAGCGTCGGTTATTGCCTGGGAGGAAAGGTTTCCTTTCTTGCAAATTCGTTTTTACCCCTGCAAGCGGCGGCATCCTATTACGGCGGAGGAATTGCCCCCAGTCTATTATCCTATTGCGAAAGACAGAACGGGCCTATCCTGCTCGTGTGGGCCGGTTTGGACAAAAATATCCTACCCGAACACTATAGATCCGTATCTGATTCTTTACGAAAACATAATAAACATTATGTAGAGGCGATATTTTCCGACGCTAACCACGGTTTTTTCTGCGATGCAAGATCGGCCTATAATAAAGAAGCCGCACAGCAGGCCTGGAGTTTGACCGTTTCTTTTTTAAAAACGTATCTTATGATTTCTTAA
- a CDS encoding ChaN family lipoprotein — translation MLFRKVLLIFMMPLGLASQSDGLVSEKIFDSKSQTLVSRTNVESKVREADVIIIGEEHDDAAGHEWQLSTFKKLSESFALTLSLEMLERDQQIIVDEYLKEGLTEKGYLNHTKFWPNYAKDYHPIVEAAKIRNIPVLASNAPRRYVNLVSQKGIQSLMKIRSPFLPPRYLLRLHRQVEYEAKLTQAMGGHHSEGSTSNIQNFIDAQYLWDASMADAIAEEFYTTGRKIVHINGRFHSDQGMGVTYRLRQMGLKVLVFSVFPLEEGRKLGREEFELADFLVITTRKSLP, via the coding sequence ATGTTATTTCGAAAAGTTCTCCTAATTTTCATGATGCCGCTCGGACTAGCTTCCCAATCCGACGGCTTGGTATCGGAGAAGATATTCGATTCTAAATCTCAAACCCTCGTCTCCCGGACTAACGTCGAAAGTAAAGTTCGTGAGGCCGATGTGATTATAATTGGGGAAGAGCATGATGATGCGGCAGGTCATGAATGGCAGCTTAGTACGTTTAAAAAATTATCCGAGAGTTTCGCCCTCACGTTATCGCTCGAAATGTTGGAAAGAGATCAGCAGATTATCGTAGACGAATATCTAAAGGAGGGTCTAACCGAAAAAGGATACTTGAATCATACAAAATTTTGGCCTAATTATGCGAAAGATTATCACCCGATTGTTGAAGCCGCAAAAATTCGTAATATTCCGGTTTTAGCTTCAAATGCACCTAGACGATACGTGAATCTAGTCTCTCAAAAAGGGATCCAGTCTTTAATGAAAATCCGCTCCCCTTTTCTGCCGCCTCGATATCTGCTTCGTTTACATCGACAAGTCGAATATGAAGCTAAGTTGACGCAAGCGATGGGGGGACATCACTCGGAAGGCTCGACATCGAACATACAAAACTTCATAGATGCTCAATATCTTTGGGATGCTAGCATGGCTGATGCTATCGCGGAGGAGTTTTATACTACCGGCAGAAAGATCGTGCATATTAACGGTCGTTTTCATAGCGATCAAGGTATGGGAGTTACCTATCGTCTAAGACAAATGGGTTTAAAAGTCCTAGTATTTAGCGTTTTTCCTTTAGAGGAAGGGCGAAAATTGGGTAGGGAGGAATTCGAGCTTGCGGACTTTTTGGTTATAACGACGAGAAAGTCACTTCCGTAA